Part of the Drosophila pseudoobscura strain MV-25-SWS-2005 chromosome 2, UCI_Dpse_MV25, whole genome shotgun sequence genome, GTACGCGTACAACGGATTTTGTTGTTACTTTTTGTGATTTTGTGATTTTGCGATTTTGTGGGTCGACGTCTGTTTTGGCTGGACTGGAAATAAAGATAAATTACGAGTAGGTTTACGACTTGGCTTAGGGTTTGagatttctgtttctggcgGAACAGATGAATGAATAGCCCCCAAAAGCGAAGGAGAATCCAATAAACTTTAGTACGAACTACAGTTTACTCTGATTTACATATATGTTGCTTTATTGACTTTGGATTTAATCGAATTGAAGACAGATAAGACTTAGGAATAGTATACTTATAAGATTTCTGGTTAGACTGGCTTTTGAAAATCAAGGGAAGTACAAAGTATATATTGTATACGAGGAGAGTCACACAATCGAAATATAAAGGTAGAGCAAAAGACACTTCACtttctatatatatgttttcCATAATGtgtataatatttttgtatgtttaGACACCTATGTTAAAAGGTTATTATGATGCTTCAACTAAAAATTCTTCATgagaaatcataaataaacgCAGAAGAATTTGGCTAAATTTTGTGTAAATTttcgcatattttttgtttgtttaatattCTATACATTGAATATTtggaaaatgttaatttcgtatgttaaatttattttttttattcggTTAAAATTGTGCAAATTTGTTTTGGGTTCTGTTCTGGTTTATCGTTTAGCTTAGGCCTAGAAAgagtgttttcttttcttctatGTTTTAACTACGTTTTTTCTttcgtactcgtatatattCGTGGCCAGTGCTCACTGTATATGTATAGGTGTATACATTTTTGACAACTTTTATTTAGCTTTATCAAACAAATACATGAGAAACTCAATTCTTTTTAAGAGACAAGGGACAGAAAAGGAGAATGGAAGACAAGAATTAAGGTTTGAGTGCAATTTAGGCATATTTTAAAGTGAAGGTTAGAAAGCATAGCTTGAAAGTTatagtttaaataaataaggaAAATTCAAATCATTTCAAATCGGTTTATTCTAGATAGATTCTACTTTGCTGcaaaatatatactatatttttttatacgGTTTTCGCTTCTATAAAAATGTTCGATTCTCTATCTCCGATTTCCATTCCAATCCTTTTCTATATAATATTTTGATTACGAGTAAATATGTAATTGTTGTATTggtgtttttcgtttttgttaatCATTTCTTTTCATAGCTAAAGGATagctctcctcctcctcctcccggTGTGCTGGTGGTCACCTCCTCATCCATCATTGCTGCTGTCGCCATCTCCGTTGCCGGTTCCGGGTTCAGGGCGAGGCGCAGCTGGGCATTGGCCTCATCGTAAAGCGTCTCTGTAGCAGGATCAGGTACAGGATCATATATCAGAGTTCAAAACAATATGTTGAGGTGGCGTTGAGGGTGTGGTCGTGGTCGGTTATGGACGGTACAAAATATGtagcatgttgcatgttgtgGGGAGCGGTAACAAGAGAACAAATTTACAAGTTAAGCACATTTTTTGAAAAACCCTTGCAGTTGGCTTACATCTAATTATAAGAAAAATGCATAGTACGAAAAGATGAAAGTTGAGAAAAAAGATATAGTATATGTTGTGGTTCTTATATCATAAATCGGTTATATATTCAGCTTAAGGTTTAATCAATGCTCAAAGAAAGCATTAAATTCAATATAatgatattttgttgtttataaatatatatttttcatatcAATTGGAATTCAAATGTTAATTTCTAAAttaaaaagtatatatatgtatttttcatTGAAATATAATGGAAATAATGGAATTATTTGGAGCAAATGCACAATAATTTGTTACTAATTTAATGGAATAAACACTTGGacaatttcatatttaaatataaatatgataAAACGTGCAATTTAATGTATTACAGAATTTCATTTATAATaagaataaatattgaatatgaTATTTGAGTAAGTAATATTCTGATAAGTAAAGAGATAGCAAAAGAGGAATATATTGAACaagacaggacaggacagacTGGAAAAAGGACTCGGAAGAGCACTCTAAAGGCTTAAAAATACACAGACGGACAGATGAAGAGCTTGACAAGATAACAGATTAAAGGTATACAAATAGATAACATCACTGTACATATTTTTAAGAACATCAGACAAATACAGACAGTTGGAATAATGTTCAAACAGACAAAGTTTATAGACCATTTCATATGGATTTTTATCTCTCAATACTTTAACAGAATACAAAAGATTAGAGAACAATTTTCTAACTACTTTTAAGTAAAGGAATAAAATTAGAATTTGCTGTAGAAAATGCCACTCAGCCATTCAATTGTTttagttttgcttttgctttggttctttttgcagtttttgttaaacaattttgttttttttttatgttttggaGGGGATGTTTTATGTGTCGGATTCATTGGAATCATCACTACCGGGCGGTATGGTCGGTGTCTCATATTCGTAATAGACCGGATAACGCGGCTTAAAGGGCTCACTTGTGGTAACAACAGCCTGAGCGGACATAATGCTGCTCATGCTAACGTTTGTTAAGAACTCAGTATCATCGCTGAATTTCTCACTCAGAGCCATAGCATCTTCATACGAGGGCGGCACTAAAAAGGAGGAGATATCTCTTATTATAAATGGAATATCTAAGCAGATTTATGTCTCATACTCATTGGTATATAATCCGGTGGATTATCGCTATCGCTGGTCACCAATATCGCTGGCAGCATGGAGGCCATAGGCGGCCTGAGGGCGGCAGTTGTTGGCGTTGATGAAGGCGTGGAGCTAGTGGGCGTTGGACTGGCATTCACTATCATATTCATATTGCTATTGGTCGGCAGTAGTCCACCCACTAGACGTCCATgattgttgttattatttgtAATGCTACTCAAATGTTGTCTCTGCTGTGCGGTAGGTGTCCTCTGATTCTGATCCCTATCCCGATTACGATCACGATCCCTATCCCGATCTCTGTGTCGCGGCCTTTGTTGTTGCGTTGACATTTGTAAATTTTGACTAACTActtggtgctgttgctgctggcgatTGAAGCGCAGCAGGGCCTCCGGTCCATCCATAATCGGAATGCTGCCAATGGTCAGGGGGATCTTCAGTTTCAGCTTCCAGTGGAATTCCGTTGGATTGACAATGATCTTAATCGAATAGTTAACACTAATGGGGCATGTGGGCTTCACCGATGTGGGCGGTATCGACGGCAGATCCAGATATCCCCTGTACACCTTCCTCGACCAGCGCAAGACATTCCCGAACTGTTTTCGCGCTATCAGATGCTTGTCGTAGCGATACTCATGATGGGGATCGTGCGACTCGTAGCTGACTTCCTGTTTCAGCTTCACCTCACACTCGGTGATGTCGATGGAGGACTCGTTGTTGATGTACAGCACAAAGTGGATCTTCTGGCCTGGGGCATAGCCGCAGTAGGGTGTTGAGAACTTCACAGTCAGCGGTCCAGTGGGACAGCAAAAGCTCCAGAAACGCTTACGATCGAGTATCTCCAAGGGCACCTAAATCACAGGTACAGATATAACTTTAGCTTCATTTGAAGACTTTAATACCCGATCGGGAGTACTCACTCTGTATATAGCATCGGCATTCAGGTCCAATGGTTGTATCACGGTAAATGGCAGCTTGAATACCTTTGGATATCGGCCGGCCCGCTCGATCGTCGTTATGATCTCGTAGTGTATCTGTCCGTATTTACCATCGAACGATGTTGGCAGATTGTCGGGCAGGATGACATGGAatgtgtacgagtattcgCCGGCGGGCCAGTCGATAAAAGAGTTGCTCGCGCACGATCCCAACACGTACGATCTCGATGACAGATACGATCGATAGGCACGGCACATGGCGCGCTCGCTATCGCGCGGATATCCCTTTTTTATCCAGCGTATCTTGGCATATCCGCTGACAGTGACGTGGATGCCTTTAAAAAAGAGACGAGAGACGTAGAGAAAACCAGGTCAAAACAGGCCCCAAAAAACTATGACTAAGTTCGGTTccaaattaaattgcaatcCGGCaaacaacatcatcatcatcgtcatgaGTAGTCATCGCCGTAGACACACCAGCCACGCCTTTAACGAGTTCATGGATAAATAAAAATGGCGGCatgccaaaaggaaaacacacaacacataAACGAACCAAAAAAGTACTACCACAAGCTCCAACTAAACAGAGGTCTAAAAGGAGGGGTAGTCGTAACCGTAGACGTATCCCCCCCTTCCGTTCCGGCAGGAACCACGATTAATTGCatggcacacacaaaatggcGTCGGAGGGGCTCCCCAGATACATTTTAATAATGGCATTAGTTCGTGTCCTTCGTGCATTTAAATGCAACTAAAATGTTAAGTGCCTTTCCGCATCACTCATACGCCCCGTGAGTCATGTGTGGTATGAGCGAAACTTATGGAATTCTAGAATATTTGATTTAAGCTTggctttaaaaaatataaaaagtaaaaacaaaatattaatggaTGCGTAGCACATCATATCCTTTGTTCCTGCTCACCTTTGATCCGCTTGGTGGCATCGACGCTGAGATCAACAACGCCAGATAGCTCCTGTCCGGCATAGTAGACACCTTGTGGATTATTATCAAATGATATAAGGCACTCAATTGGCATATATTGCTATATAGTTATCGTGTGTGGTGtctgttctgtgtgtgtccccccctgtgtgtctctctatgtgtattgtgtgtgtgtgtgtgttttgtacTGTGCAAAAATCAAGCCACAGTCGTAGAAAATAtcactttttttgttgttagatTTTGGTTAGAGAAtatcaattgaaatgtttagAAATACGAAGTTCATTTGCTATTTGATATCAAGCCCTTTGCatttcgcttttgttgttgtacgCGCACTGCATTTGCAGTTTCTCTTGCCCCTGCGGCATACACACATGCAGCTCCAGCCACAAAAACCACCAACCGACCGACACCGACCTCCAAAATGTGGCTAAAGGGAAAGCCAAAAAATTTCCTTTGCTTGCTGACTGGCTTTTCCTGCCTCTTGCCCTCGCTCCGCTTTAACCTACTTTGCGCCTCTGGGTCCTAGAACTTTTTCACAGCCACAAGAAAACACTTGAAACTGCACTGATTTCTTCTTAGAAGGATATTTCTATAAATATCTTTGttaattttaacttttttctCGGAATTAGAATGTTTCTTTCCCCGCTCTGCCTGTCGTCTGGCCTTTCTCTATAATTTCTCGCTTGCGCTCCGCACTCGATTCGCACACGGCACACGTCCAGCAGCCGTTCGTGTTGGATTTGCTCTATCCGCATGGCATCATCGTCGCAGGACTCCAAGCCCCCAATAGCAACAACCCCTGCTAAAAggacacagagagagcgagaacgaAAGAGAGAATCAGTCTCACGCAcgtgttgtttgtttttgtacagATTTTTTGGCATTTCGCTTGGTCCTTTTTCGTAGCGGCAGGGTTGTCAAGTACTCCAAATATTTATTCGAAGTGTTGACACTACTTATAGACTGTATGTAAAGtgcatttttattcaaatatcAATTATCTATCAATTATTTAATCCTGGATTAAATTTATGAcaaagagttttcttttttaaaaagCAATTTGTTCTACTGTGCTACTGCATGCCTATGTGCCcgccaaaataataattagaCATATATTTTACACAACACGAATATACAGTGGCGCCTGTATCCCGGGCGTTTTCTCAATTAACAATATGTTATCTTTTTCCAGCGAAGTGGCAACTCTGTCTAACAATCAGCTGtgaattgcatttttatttcaatCCAACCTATTTTTGCACTAAATAAGCGAACAAGATAACGTTTTAGCAAGCACTTATCGTGAGATCTCACCTTCTAACAAGTACGTGGCCGTGTGGTCGTAAGCGCAACAACTAATAAAACCCCAAAACCCCATACAAAACAGTGCGACTGCTGCGGACACTGCGCATTATGAACCAGGGACAACCCGAAGTGCAGCTTTCAGGTAAGTTTTCTGTGGATTTAAGTCTGAAACTGACATGAATCATATATATTATGGATTACCCAACCCAAGCTTTGCGCCTGAAGTACCACGAGCGCAAGGATGCCTTCCTGGAGGAGAATATCAAGATAAAGAATCCCTTTTGCATATTTCGCGATTGGTTGGAGCTGGCTCTTAAGACGCCGGAGATTCTGGAGCCCAATGCAGCAGCCCTGGCCACTGTGAACCCCCAAGGAAAACCATCTAATCGCTTTGTTCTGGTCAAGGAGGCCACCGCCGAGGGGTTCACCTTCTTCACGAACTACGGGAGCCGCAAGGCCGACGATATTTTGGAAAATCCAAATGTGGCAATATCCTTCTACTGGATGCCTCTCCGACGCAGTGTTCGCATCGAGGGAGTGGCAGAGAAAATCCCTAAAGCAGACTCCCTGAAGTACTTCCATGAGCGACCAAGGGCCAGCCAAATCGGAGCCATCGCCAGTCCTCAGAGTCGGCGCATTCCCTCCAGAGGCTACCTTGATGAACTGGAGGCTGGAATCAAGGCCCAACTAGGACCAGAAGAAGAGGTGCCGCTCCCCAATTGGGGTGGATATCTGGTGCGTCCCAATCTCATAGAGTTCTGGCAGGGACAGACGGATCGACTACACGATCGCATTCGTTTTAGACGTGGCCAAGGAGTGCAGACAGAGGTCGATGGCAAGCTAATTCATGGCGGAGAAGATGGTTGGATCTACGAGCGATTGGCTCCTTAGGAAGCGTAACCACAAATAATTAAGTTCCAAAATGCATTCGTTATGTCTTCCAAAGGGCTTAGTGGTAGAGAAATTGCTCAGAATTGTTAttagaaatatgaaaatttgaAGTTTCAAATCAAAATGTCGATTCGATTCTCATCATTTGG contains:
- the sgll gene encoding pyridoxine-5'-phosphate oxidase codes for the protein MRLLRTLRIMNQGQPEVQLSALRLKYHERKDAFLEENIKIKNPFCIFRDWLELALKTPEILEPNAAALATVNPQGKPSNRFVLVKEATAEGFTFFTNYGSRKADDILENPNVAISFYWMPLRRSVRIEGVAEKIPKADSLKYFHERPRASQIGAIASPQSRRIPSRGYLDELEAGIKAQLGPEEEVPLPNWGGYLVRPNLIEFWQGQTDRLHDRIRFRRGQGVQTEVDGKLIHGGEDGWIYERLAP
- the LOC4802978 gene encoding arrestin domain-containing protein 17 isoform X2, yielding MPIECLISFDNNPQGVYYAGQELSGVVDLSVDATKRIKGIHVTVSGYAKIRWIKKGYPRDSERAMCRAYRSYLSSRSYVLGSCASNSFIDWPAGEYSYTFHVILPDNLPTSFDGKYGQIHYEIITTIERAGRYPKVFKLPFTVIQPLDLNADAIYRVPLEILDRKRFWSFCCPTGPLTVKFSTPYCGYAPGQKIHFVLYINNESSIDITECEVKLKQEVSYESHDPHHEYRYDKHLIARKQFGNVLRWSRKVYRGYLDLPSIPPTSVKPTCPISVNYSIKIIVNPTEFHWKLKLKIPLTIGSIPIMDGPEALLRFNRQQQQHQVVSQNLQMSTQQQRPRHRDRDRDRDRNRDRDQNQRTPTAQQRQHLSSITNNNNNHGRLVGGLLPTNSNMNMIVNASPTPTSSTPSSTPTTAALRPPMASMLPAILVTSDSDNPPDYIPMMPPSYEDAMALSEKFSDDTEFLTNVSMSSIMSAQAVVTTKTLYDEANAQLRLALNPEPATEMATAAMMDEEVTTSTPGGGGGELSFSYEKK
- the LOC4802978 gene encoding arrestin domain-containing protein 17 isoform X1, translated to MPIECLISFDNNPQGVYYAGQELSGVVDLSVDATKRIKGIHVTVSGYAKIRWIKKGYPRDSERAMCRAYRSYLSSRSYVLGSCASNSFIDWPAGEYSYTFHVILPDNLPTSFDGKYGQIHYEIITTIERAGRYPKVFKLPFTVIQPLDLNADAIYRVPLEILDRKRFWSFCCPTGPLTVKFSTPYCGYAPGQKIHFVLYINNESSIDITECEVKLKQEVSYESHDPHHEYRYDKHLIARKQFGNVLRWSRKVYRGYLDLPSIPPTSVKPTCPISVNYSIKIIVNPTEFHWKLKLKIPLTIGSIPIMDGPEALLRFNRQQQQHQVVSQNLQMSTQQQRPRHRDRDRDRDRNRDRDQNQRTPTAQQRQHLSSITNNNNNHGRLVGGLLPTNSNMNMIVNASPTPTSSTPSSTPTTAALRPPMASMLPAILVTSDSDNPPDYIPMMPPSYEDAMALSEKFSDDTEFLTNVSMSSIMSAQAVVTTSEPFKPRYPVYYEYETPTIPPETLYDEANAQLRLALNPEPATEMATAAMMDEEVTTSTPGGGGGELSFSYEKK